In the Heptranchias perlo isolate sHepPer1 chromosome 4, sHepPer1.hap1, whole genome shotgun sequence genome, agttgtatatccaagtttgcagatgacactgttAGGAGGTCtagtaaattgtgtagatggaagcaggaagttacaagAGGACATAgcgagactaagtgagtgggaaaaactatggcagatggagttcaatgtggggaagtgtgaggtcatccagtttGGATCCAGGAAACATAAATCAGAATGGCaagagactagaaactgtggaggagcaaaggagaTGTCCATGGACACAAGTCACTAAATGTTGGTGCACAAAAAGTTaccaaaaaggcaaatggaattggcctttatctcaaggtggttggaatacagaagtgaggaagtgatgcttcagttgtagagccttggtcagaccccatctgcagTACTGCGTTCAATTTTGGGAACTGAACCTCATGAAAGATATAATGGAGGGGGTAtagtgcaggttcaccagaattatacccacggcataaagggttaaattatgaggacagtttacataaacttggtttgtagtcccttgagtttcgaaggttcagGGGGGAAACTAATtgcagtgtttaaaatgataaagggattcaatagggtagatacagagaactagggctaggccattcaggagggaaatcaggaagctctttttcacacaaagggtagtggaaatctagaattctgtcccccaaaagctgtggatgctggggcaatAAAACTTCCAGGCTGAGATTTTTATAAGGTTATCATAGTATgtaatagcacagaaggaggccattgggcccatcgtgcctgtgccggctctttgaaagagctatcaaattaatcCCACCCCcgtactctttccccacagccctgtaattttttcccttcaagtatttatccaattcccttttgaacgttagtattgaatctgcttccatcaccctttcaggcagtgcataaaaaaatgtttcctcatgtcgcctttggttcctttgccaatcaccttaaatctgtgtcctctggttaccgacccttctgccactggaaacagttactccttactctatcaaaaccgttcatgattttgaatacttctatcaaatctcctctcaaccttctctgctctaaaggagaacaaccccagcctctccagaaaaatgaagtctttcatccctagtaccattcaggtaaatctcttctgcaccctctttaaggccttgacatccttcctaaagtgtggtgcctagaattgaacacaatactgcagctgaggcctaaccagtgatttacaaagTTCGTATCGGgggatatggaacaaaagcaAGTAAATGGAacatggccattcagcccctcaagcatctttcacctttcaattagatcatggcaatGCCATTGATCCATATCAgggagtgcataatctaggctgcaacttcagtgcagtactgagggagtgctgcactggcagaggtgctttctgatgagacgttaaactaaggccccgcctgccctctcaggtggacgtaaaagagcccacatcactattcaaagacgagcaggagcgttctcccagtatcctagccaacatctatccctcaaccaactccactGAGAGAGATAATCTGCCCTTAGTGCCAGCAGACTTGCTTGCCTGGCCTCACTGTTGCCAAAAGAACATCCAGGTATACAGCCGAGAATCTGGGCCCCTTGCAGCTGCCGACAACTTCCGAGGGCTGCTTCACTTTCAGACATTTTGGCCCTGCTGTCTGTTGCTCTCTGTGGAAATACCTGGACAATGGTCCACTGTACTGCTTGCAGGGAAAAAAGTTATGCCATACAGGGAAACAATCACACGTGAAACTCTTGGGTATAACCTCTTCCACTTCACtccactatcaggaaagattgaacaggctggggatcttttctccagaaaagagaaggctgaaggggtgacctgataggggtctttaaaattattgtGGGGTTTAATAAGGTAGAcattgagaagatgtttccacttatagggagaccaaaactaggggccttaaatataagacagtcgtcaataataaatccaattgggaattcaggagaaacttctttacccaaagagtggtgagaatgtggaactcactaccacaaggagtagttgaggaggatagcagatgcatttaaggggaagctggataaacacatgaaggtgaaaggaatagagaggatatgctgatgggttacatgaagaggggtgggaggagattcGTCTGGAgagtaaacaccagcatggaccagttgggccgaatggcctatttctatgctgtacattcgaagtaattctatgtaagccacCAACCTGTCCAGGCATCTGAATTGTTGTTTGAGTCCAGCAGAGCATTGGAGACTCTAATGAAGGAGAGTTTTCACAGAATGACAACTTAGGGGACAGCCCTTCGTCTCCCAGTGCCCGTGGCAGTGCTGGCTCTCTCTCCTGTAATgccatccttttatattccttcttttcaaatacttatcccattTCCCCTTTTAAATGATTTAGTCTCTACCTCAAAAGCCAAATGGTGAAGCATCCCATGGTCTAATAGACTTTAGTTCAAATACTTTCCTTCTCTTCTCACTtaattcttccagtgagaatcctcagtctccatcCTCTTGTTCCTCATTCACCCACCagtagaaacaatctttcactgtttactcACTGTACAGTCCCCATATTTCACCGCTTGACTGGCTCCATTGCTCAACGCCGTTGGTGTTGGTACTCCCGGCTCTGCAGCAAATGGTAAGCCCCaggtatccctctctcccttgccCAATCTCCTGTATACCTCtttcctccctgcctccctccaaaccccccccccattcccgtccactctctctcccccacccgagccccaatctcctgacctcgtctctctctcttccccgcccgAGCCCCAATCTCCTgcccgtctccctctctcaccgagccccaatctcctgaccccgtttccctctctccctgagccccaatCTCCTGACCCCAAGTCACATGCTCCCTGCCCTCAAGTCTACCTCTGCCCTCCCCACCCAAGCCCCAATCTACTTCTCCACCGCCCAGGCCCcaatctccctcttccccctgcccgagccccaatctccctctcccccgcccaagCTCCGATCTTCCAAGCCGGTTTCCCTCTCCCTTCAGCCGAGCCCCAATCTCCGTCTCGCACCCCGCCCAAGccagtctccctctcctcttACCCAAGCCCCAAACCCCTATCTACCTCTGTCCCATCTGACCCTCAGTTCCATCTGTAAAACAAGCTCCAAGTTTGAAATAACTCGTATCGAGATCATTTTCCTAGCTCAGTGCAGAGGACAAAGATCTGAAAGTATCAATATCCTCTGGAATCAAAAATAAACAAAcaccaaattgcatttatatagcacctttaacatcccaaggtgcttcacaggagcgattatcaaacaaaacttgacaccaagtcacataaggatatattaggacaggtgaccaaaagcatgatcaaagaggtaggttttcaggagcgtcttaaaggaggagacgaaGGCGGAGAGGTtacgggagggaatttcagagctagggcctaggcagctgaaggcatggccgccaatggtggggcaaaggaatttggggatgcacaagaggccagaattggcagagtgcagagatctcggagggttgtaaggctggaggaggttacaggggagggggcgaggccatggagggatttgaaaatgatgagATTTTAAAagtgaggcgttcccggaccagaagtcaatgtaggtcagtgagcacaggggtgatgggtgaacgggacttgctgcgtgtttggaaatgggcagcagagttttgggtgagctcaaatttacggagggtgcaaggttgcACTGGCACTgtcaagcctggaggtaacaaaaggcttgaatgagggttttagcagcagatgagctgaggcagggatacAGCCAGGCGATGTtaccgaggtggaagtaggcagtttgaTCAGCAGTATAATGAGGGACAGCTCCAAGACAATGAGCAGTCATACAGGGAGAGTTACCCATTGCCCTCACTAAAGATGTTTTCCTGCAGTGAAAGCACTGTCTACGTTTGTACTATTGATTGTGTCTCAGAAATTTCAGCCCAAGGGGCTTGGAGGAGGGTATCAGTGTTGGCAGGAGGGCCCCCATTCCAAAATATTTGGAAACCACAGCCCTACTGCACTCACATCATGAAGATCTCTTAATAATCCTATTTTCAAaggttttgattatttttttaaactatgtGGTAGGAAAAATACACCAAAAAAGAGTAGGGTTTCATCAGTTTTATTTCATTCCTCGCTATTTAGATGTTGCCATTTTTGTTCAGGAAGTCCACCATATCATGCATCTTCTTGTTCACGACTCCGCCATGAACTCCCTTCTGGCCCATCAGAATCATCAAAGCTTTGGAAGATTTCCCGATACAGATGCTCTTTCCCTCGTCGCCCAGTGTTCTGATGTCCATCGACGGGTCCTTTTCCAGCAGCATGTTGTCACGGATGATGGAATACTTCTTCCCACCGATGGTGATCCCGTTTTGGAGGATGGACTTCCTGTCATTGTCGATGATCACTTCGATCTCCTGAGATGTAACCTGGCCCAACACTCCATCACTTCTACACGCCCAGATCGTTTTGTTCTTGGGGGTGCACCCAACTATTGCAATGTCCTCAATGGTGTTGTCCTTCAGGACAGTCGCAATATATTCTTTCCAATCGAGCATTTTTATACCCCTTGTAATCAACAACAAAAAGACAATGTGCTTGGACACCGAGAGAAGGCTGGGAAATGAAGCATTTAGCCAAGGCCCAGTGCAGGGTAACGTCTGATGTCATGCAAGCTTTATGACATTGTCTTTACAACACAAGTATTGAACTGGGAGgtttaccctcccccccccccccccccccatcctgtgtAACTTATTTAATTTTCACCCCCTTTTCCTTTCATTTTCTCCATGTTTGTATCTTATGAAGGCAAGGAAATTTGGAAACCTGCTAATAGGCCTCTTCTATCGTCTCCTCTCTACCTTCTTCAGAGTTCTGTAGGGTTTTAGGAGTGGAGGAgattacaaagatgggaggggtggggatgggagggaggagaggccttgatgggatttaaacacgaggatgagaattttaaatgggaGGCATTGGAAGGACAGGGAACCAATGTACATCagcaagatgaggaggagggtAATGTTACAgaggtttttgtgatggagaggatatgcggtcggaagatcagctcagggtactgaggttgcaaacagtctggttccacctgagacagtggccgggagaAGGACGGAACAGTGACAAGGATACAGAGTTTGTGGGGGTGGGCCGAAGATGATGGCATCAGTCCTCCCAATGTTTAGCGGGAAGAGATTGCAGCTCATCTAAGAACTGGACGCCAGACAAGTAGTCTGACGGCACCGAGGGGTTgagagatttttgtcaggcaaggaTATTATGTGTTACAGAACCAAAGCAGCtaaatggagctaagatacagatcagccatgatctaaccgaatgacggaacaggcttgaggggctgaacggcctactcctgttcctatgttgctaggtGGTGGAGACGTAGTGCTGGGCGTCATCAGGAGCCATGTGGAAGCGGACCCCATCTCTTCGAAGGACATCACCAAGGAACATAAGGGGGctcaggatagatccttggggcacTCCGGAAGTAATGGTGTATGGGCGGCaagagaagctattgctgaaATTACCCTGGCTACGATTTGATAGGCAAGAGTGgagccaggcgagggcagtcctgcTGTGCTGGACAACGAAGGAGCGGCGTTGGAGCAGGCTGGCTGTGTCAGAGGTAGAGGAGGACGAAGAGTGAAAATGCACCACAGTCAaagccatttgtgactttgattagggctgtttcagcgccctgatagagagagagacccaacaggagagattcaaacatagagCTGTggcaaagatgggcacagatttgggaggcaacatgcACAAGGACTTAAGGGTCTACAGCACCAAACTGTTCCCAATTGACAATCTGAGAAGTCACAGGTTGGCTGTGGGGGAAATCAGCAGTAGTAGCTGGTTGACATATACCCACATGCTTGATGCTGACTTTGGGTGTCTGACATGGGAAGATTTCCATTTCCTAGCAACATCCCTCAGctcgaggagtacaaaaagtttAAAGCAAACACAGACGAATGACATTGAATTGGTGACAGCAAGTCTCAGCAGTTCCTTCAGGTAAAAGAATAAGAGGtggttatttaaaataaaaatataataccTGAAGCCTGAATATGACTATGTGCTTGACCGGGCTCGCACACATCCTTTCCAAATCTCATCTCGTCTATGCCCTCTCTGCCCCTACTGACCAGCTTTCAAACTGGGCACACAGCAGTGGGATTGCAGTCAGGAAATTAAGAGGAtttgggggttgggagagggggagcggaggcagGGGGTGTGCCGCATGCATGCCCCCCAACAAGCACATTTCCAGCCCAGTCAGTCCTAGATCTGCCACAACAGCAACAAGGTGGGGCCAGAATGTCCCACGCATTAAAACCAAAATAGTGGCACAACGTGCTAATCGAGAAAATAAATCCAGGGTTCTCCCCGCTCCGCTCTGAGAAACTTAGTAGAAGGGCAAGACCCATAGTACAAGACACCACCGAGGATAAAAAGATAGTGGAACTTGGTGATAAATCCATCAATTCAGTGAGTTAGCTGCAGCAAATTAAGCACTGGGTTGCAGtagcagagagggggcagtattgatcaaaaggCTGCATTGCTGAATCAGAtattggtcagaccacatctggaatacaattctggtcTTTACCGCTATCAAAGCAATTGATGATTCCAGGCCTCAGTGaatttaagttatgaggaaagatgaaGAAAGTTGGATTGGTTTGtttttggggggggcgggggggaaaggaggaggaggaaggggaggctgAGTTCAGGAAGTGAGATCCAGGCAAACTGTTCACTATGGTGAAGGAATCAAAGTTAAAAACAAGGTCTAAACAGGAAAGTGAGGCAGTCTGGTGAAATAAATTACTGGTGCACATTGCAAGGTGTGTTAGGGCCTTGTTTCTCTGGAGCTATGCATCATGGCGGACGTAGGTTGGGGCAAATGCCTCATGATTTGAATAGAGGAAGTGATGAGTGGGGTGTGATTGGAAAGGTCCCATCACTGGGGCAACTTAATGCATAAATAGTGATATTTGGACAACGAAATGCATTACACAAGTGGTAAGCATGCAAATTTGCTGGATTTGTTGCATGTTTATTGCTTACCCGtgtcaaaagaaaaaaaacttccttttctatagcacctttcacgatctcaggatgtcccaaagcgctttactgccaataaagtaatttttttgaaatgttgtaatgtaggaaattgcagccaatttgcacacagcaagatcccacaaacaccaatgtgataatgaccagataacctgctttagtgaggttggttgagggataaatattggcccaggacaccggggggaactcccctgctcttcttcgaaatagtgccttggatcTTTTCCGCTCACctagagggggcagatggggcttcggtttaacgtctcatccgcaggaaggcacctccgactgtgcagc is a window encoding:
- the LOC137320396 gene encoding profilin-3-like, with product MLDWKEYIATVLKDNTIEDIAIVGCTPKNKTIWACRSDGVLGQVTSQEIEVIIDNDRKSILQNGITIGGKKYSIIRDNMLLEKDPSMDIRTLGDEGKSICIGKSSKALMILMGQKGVHGGVVNKKMHDMVDFLNKNGNI